A region of the Nocardia asteroides genome:
GCGCGCCGCCCATGACGGCGGATTTCGCGCTGGGCCAAGCGAAGACGAACCGCGGATCGTAGGCCCGGCCGCACATGCCGTAGTGGCCCGCCCCGTAGGACGCGCCCATCAGCACCGAGATGTGCGGCACCTTCGAGTTGGAGACGGCGTTGATCATCATCGCGCCGTGCTTGATGATGCCCTTCTGCTCGTACTCCTTGCCCACCATGTAGCCGGTGGTGTTGTGCAGGAACAGCAGTGGCGTGTTCGTCTTGTTGGCCAGCTGGATGAACTGGGTGGCCTTCTGCGACTCCTCGGAGAACAGCACACCGCGCGCGTTGGCCAGGATGCCGACGGGATATCCGTGCAGTTCGGCCCATCCGGTGACCAGGCTGCTGCCGTAGAGCGGCTTGAACTCGTCGAAGTCCGAGCCGTCGACGATGCGGGCGATCACCTCGCGCGGGTCGAACGGGATCCGCAGATCCGACGGCACGATGCCGAGCAGATCCTCCGGGTCGTAGAGCGGCTCGATCACCTCGGCGCGCGGGGCCGGGCCCTGCTTGCGCCAGTTCAGCCGTTTGACGATAGAACGGCCGATGCGGATCGCGTCCTGCTCGTCCAACGCGTAGTAGTCCGCGAGGCCGGAGACCCGCGCGTGCATGTCCGCGCCGCCGAGGGATTCGTCGTCGGACTCCTCGCCGGTGGCCATCTTGACCAGCGGCGGACCGCCGAGGAATACCTTCGAGCGCTCCTTGATCATCACCACGTGATCGGACATGCCGGGGATGTAGGCGCCGCCCGCGGTGGAGTTGCCGAACACCAGCGCGATGGTCGGGATGCCCGCCGCCGACGCCTGGGTGAGATCGCGGAACATCCGGCCGCCGGGGACGAAGACCTCCTTCTGCGTGGGCAGGTCCGCGCCGCCGGATTCCACCAGCGAGATCACCGGCAACCGGTTCTCCCGCACGATGTCGTTGATGCGCAACGTCTTGCGCAACGTCCACGGGTTCGAGGTGCCGCCGCGCACGGTCGGGTCGGGCGCGACGATCATGCACTCGACGCCCTCCACGATGCCGATACCGGCGACGGTGCTGCCGCCGACGTGGAACTCGCTGCCCCAGCCCGCCAGCGGGCACAGCTCCAGGAACGGCGAGTCCTCGTCGACGAGCAATTCGATGCGCTCGCGCGCGGTCAGCTTGCCGCGCTTGCGGTGCCGGGCCAGCTTGTCCGGACCGCCGCCCGCGATGGCCTTGGCGAACTCGGCCTCGACCTCGGCGAGCTTGGCCGTCATGGCGTCGGCCGCGGCTTCGTACTCCGGCGCGGTGGTGTCGAGGGCGCTGCGCAGGATGGTCATGACTGGTACCCCATTCGCTTCGCCGCCAGGCCGGTGAGGATTTCGGTCGTGCCGCCGCCGATGCCGAGGATGCGCATATCCCGGTACTGGCGCTCGATCTCGGATTCGCGCATGTAACCGAGACCGCCGAACAGCTGGACGGCCTGGTTGGCCACCCACTCGCCCGCTTCCACCGCGGTGTTCTTGGCGAAGCACACTTCGGCGATGAGGTCGGTCTCGCCTTCGGCGCTGCGCCGCACCACCTCGCGGGTGTAGACGCGGGCGACATCGATGCGCCGCGCCATCTCGGTGACCGTGTTCTGCACCGCCTGCCTGCTGATCAGCGGACGGCCGAAGGTCTCCCGGTTGCGCACCCACTCCAAGGTCAGGTCCAGGCAGCGCTGGGCGCTGGAATACGCCTGCACCGCGAGGCCGACGCGCTCGCTGACGAACGCGCCCGCGATCTGGAAGAACCCGGAGTTCTCCGGCCCGACCAGGTTTTCCACCGGCACCCGGACGTCGACGTAGGACAGCTCGGCGGTGTCGGAGGCCAGCCAGCCCATCTTGTCCAGCTTGCGGCTGACCGTGAAGCCCGGCGTGTCCTTGTCGATGATGAGCAACGAGATGCCGCCGGAACCCGAGCCGCCCGTGCGCACCGCGGTGACGACGAAATCGGCGCGGACGCCGGAGGTGATGTAGGTCTTGGCGCCGTTGACGACGTAGTGGTCGCCGTCGCGGCGCGCGGTGGTGGTGAGGTGCCCGACATCGGAGCCGCCGCCGGGTTCGGTGATCGCCAGCGAGCCGATCTTCTCGCCCGCCAGCGTCGGCTTCACCCAGCGCTCGATCTGCCCGGCGTCGCCCGAGGCGATGATGTGCGGCACGGAGATGCCGCAGGTGAACAGCGAGGCGAACACTCCGCCGGACGCACCGGCCTGGTGCATCTCCTCGCAGACGATCATCGCGTCCACGCCGTCGCCACCGGACCCGCCGACGGATTCCGGGAACTGCACGCCGAGCAGGCCCAGCGCGCCTGCCCTCTTGTGCAGCTCGCGCGGGATCTCCCCGGCGCGTTCCCAGCCGTCCAGGTACGGCAGGATCTCGCGTTCTACGAATCCGCGCACCGTGGAACGCAATTCGCGCCGTTCCGGCGTCTCCCAGAGTTTCGTCATGACAGCAGCTCCACTGGAATGTCGAGGTGACGAGACCGCAGCCATTCGCCGAGTCCCTTGGCCTGCGGATCGAAGCGGGCCTGATAGGCCACACCCTGACCGAGTAGGCCTTCGATGATGAAGTTCAGCGCCCGCAGGTTGGGCAGGACGTGCCGCGTGACCGTCAGCGCGGCCGCTTCCGGAAGCAATTCCTTGACGCGCTCCACGGTGAGCGTATGCACCAGCCAGCGCCATTGCTCGTCGGTGCGCACCCACACGCCGACGTTCGCGTCGCCGCCTTTGTCACCACTACGGGCCAAGGCGATCGTCCCCAGCGGCACGCGGCGGGTTTCCCCGGGGGGCAGTGGCTCCGGAGCGGGCGGCTCGGCGACTTCGGTGAGTTCGGCTGTCTCCGTGGAGGGCGCGACCTCGACGCGGGCGCCATCGGGCAGCACCGCCGTGTGCGGCACCTCGGCGGCGTCGACGAACCCGGGCGTGAACACGCCGTAGGGAGATCCGTGGCCAGGCAGCGTCGTGAAACTGCATCCCGGGTAGCTGGCCAACGCCAGCTCCACCGCGACGTTGGAGAACGCGCGCCCCACCTTGTTCGGGTCCGGGTCGCGCACCACGCAGCGCAGCAGCGCGCTGGCCTGCTCCTCGGTCTGCGCGTCCGGCCGGTCCAGGCGGGCCAGGGTCCAGGTCAGCTCGGCGGGCCGGACCGGCAGCCAGGACTCCAGCTGCCGCCGCGCCAGCTCCGCTTTCGCCTCGATGTCCAGACCGGTGAGGACGAACTCCATCTCGTTGCGGAAACCGCCGAGGGTGTTCAGCGACACCTTGAGCCGGGGCGGCGGGGCCTCACCGGTGACGCCGCTGATCCGCACCCGGTCCGGCCCGTCCTGCTCGAGCCGGATGGTGTCCAGGCGGGAGGTCACGTCGGGTCCGGCGTAGCGAGGTCCCTGGATCTCGTACATCAGCTGGGCCTCGACAGTGTCGACGGTGACCGCGCCGCCCGTACCCGCGTGCTTGGTGATGACGCTGCTGCCGTCGGCGCGGATCTCCGCGATCGGGAAGCCGGGCCTGCCCAGGTCGGCGAGTTCGGTGAAGAAGGCGTAGTTGCCGCCGGTGGCCTGGGTGCCGCACTCGATGACGTGCCCGGCCACCACCGCGCCCGACAGCCGGTCGTAATCCGTTCGGCCCCAGCCGAAGTGCGCGGCGGCCGGGCCGACGATCACCGACGCGTCGGTGACCCGGCCGGTGACCACGATGTCCGCGCCCGCGTTCAGGCATTCGACGATGCCCCACGCACCGAGATAGGCGTTGGCGGTCAGCGGCGCGCCGAAACCGAGTTCGGCGGCGCGCGCGACCAGATCGTCGCCCTCGACGTGCGCGATCTTCGCGTCCAGTCCGAGGTCGGCGGCGACCTTGCGGAGCTTCTCCGCCAGACCGGCCGGGTTGAGACCGCCCGCGTTCGCCACGATGCGCACGCCGCGCTCCAGCGCCAGGCCCAGGCAGTCTTCGATCTGCTTGACGAAGGTCTTGGCGTAGCCCAGGTCCGGGTCCTTCATCCGGTCCCTGCCGAGGATCAGCATGGTGAGTTCGGCGAGATAGTCGCCGGTGAGCACGTCGAGCTGTCCCCCGTCCAGCATCTCGCGCATGGCACCGAACCGATCACCGTAGAAGCCGGAACAGTTGCCGATCCGGAGCACGTCCGGGTCGGCGGCGAGCATACTCATCAGCGGGAATGCCTCCTGTACGGCGAACCGTCAGGATGAGCCGCATGCCGCATCCGTGAAGTCCGCGTTCCGCGACCAGCATCACATCCGGGTAAGAAAAAAGCAAGCATGCGTGCTTGTTAATTGCCCTGTGACACCCGGGCACCGGATACGCCACCCGCACCGAGGTGGCCGACCGGGCTGGAGCAAGATGGGCACGGTGTCCAGCGACGTCACCGTGATCGTTCTGTTCGCCCTGTCCGGCTTCCTGCTCGGCGGCGCCTACACCACCTGGAAGACGGCCCGGCCGCTGTCGATCGCGCTCGCCGTCTGCGCCGTCCTCGCGGCGGGCGGCGCGCTGGTCTGGTGGCTCGGGTAGGGACGAAGGCTCGGCAGACGCCTAGCTCTTCGACAGCCGGAAGATCCGTAGGCCGTCGGGGACGCCGTTCAACGGCGCGGCGAAGAGACTGCGGCGGTAGGGCTTGACCGTCAGACCCAACTCCGTCAGCGTCTCCGGCCGCAATTCCCGCAGCGTGACCTCCGACAGCATGGTGTGCCCGTTGCCGCCCGCCTCCATGACCCTGGCGGCGATCGTGACGTCCACGCCCAGCCAGTCGCCGCCGATCTCGCGCGGCGAACCGGTGTGCAAACCGATCCGCATCTGCGGGGTGTAGCCGCGCACCTGCACATCGGCGAGGTTGCGCTTGGCGGTCACGGCGGCGCGCACCGCCCGGTCCGCCGAGGGGAACACGGCCATCACCCCATCGCCCATTCGCTTGACCACGTGTCCGCCGCGCTCGGCGATCGGGGGCTCGATGGCCTTGGCCACCTTGCGCAGCAGTTCCAGGGTGGCCTCGTCACCCGCCGACAGCGACCATCGCGAGAAGGCCACCAGGTCGGTGAACATGACAGTTACCTCTTGGTTACCTCTGCCGCGTCCAACTCGCTCCAAGGCGGCCTGCCAGACCTGCAAGGCCCCGAAACCGATCTCGCGCGCCGCGCTGGGAGTGTCGCCGACCAGTTTGTCCGCCGCGCGCGCGACCGCTCGCGCGCCACCGGGCCCGGAAACCGAGAGCGGATCACCGAAAGCGGGGTCCCCCGGCAACTGCCTGCGCGCCCTACGCAGCACGCCGATCAGGTCGGCCCGCTGATTCGCCGCGCTCACCAGCGCGGACAGCTGGCCGCGGCGCAATCCGCCGGTACGGCGGGGAGGATCGACCGCCTCGGACGGCTCCAACGGAATGACCACCTCGGGCGGTACGCCTCCATCGGCCTCCGGCCTCGGCCTCGACTCGGCGCCGCCGGAAGGTGTTTCACTCACGCCCCGAGGGTATCTCAGCCCGCCAGGCGTGGACGGGTTACCGATCATCGCCATCTGCCACCTCCGCTACGAACCTCGGCGAGCACACCGTCGGGCTCGGCGATGGATAACGAGCTGGTTGCCGAATCGAGGCTACTCGGGCGAGAACGGGTCTCGGAAGCGGCGCGCGGCATAGTTTCCTCGATGTTCACACGCACGATCGGCCCGGCGCGAAGGCATATTCGCACCGGGCCGATCGCCGCACCGTCCGCCGGGCAGTGACGGGCGGTGGGCGAAGCGCCGGACCTCCCGACAAGGTCGGCGCTCCTACCACCCGAGTGGCGAGGGAGGGCGACTCGGGTAGCTGGGCGGCTCCCCGGCGCTGGTCACGCGTCGCGCTGGTTCACCACGACCAGGGCCGCGCCGAAGACGATCGCGACGAAAGCGGTGAAGTACAGCAGGCTGCCCCACGGTCCCCAATGCCAGTTGGCCGTGGACGGGGCCGCGCTGAAGAAGTGGTTGGCGTTCGCGAACGGCAGGAACGGGGTGACGTTGCGGCCGAAGCTGCCGAACGCCCCGAGCAGTCCCTCGATGAGCAGCGGCCACAGCACGATCAGCGAGATCGCGGCGGCGGACTGCCGCACCAGCACGCCGACGCCGACCGCGAGCAGGACGCACAGGAACGCGTAGATCGGGATGCCGTAGACCTCCCGCCAATCGTCCGGGCTGGACAGGGTCAGGGTCGCCCCCGCGTCCGGACCGCCGAGGGCCTTGGCCACCAGGTAGGCGAGGAATACCAGCACGAGGGTGAGCACCGCGCCGTACACGCCCACCAGCCCGGCCTTGGTCAGGATGACCTTGGCCCGGTGCGGGGTGGCCTGGAACGTCGTCCGGATGATTCCGAAGCGATATTCGCTGGTCACGGTGAGAGTCGCCATGATCATCAGGACCATCACGCCGAAGCCGCTGATCCCGGCCACCGCCGTGGAGACGGTCAGGTCGATCGCGCCTTCCTTGCCGTAGGACGCGCGCGCCACCGAGGCGAGCAACGCGGCCATGCCGAGCGCGAGGGCGACGACGATCGCCGAGCACCACCAGGGCGACCTGGTGGAGGTGAGCTTGATTCGTTCCGCTGCCAGCACACCCATCAGAGCGCACCTCCCATAACTTGATCGAAGCCTTCGCCGTGGTACTCCACGGCGCCGCCGGTCATCCGCATGAACGCCTCCTCCAGCGAAGCGCGCTGCGGAGCCAGCTCGAACAGCGTGATCTCGTTCGCACCGGCCAGCTTGCCGACCGCGTCACTGGTCACGTTCGCCACCACGAGCGCCGGCCCGTCGGGGCCCGCCCCGTCCTCGCGGACGGTCATGCCGTTGGAAGTGAGCACACTGCGCAGCTGGTCGAGCTGCGGGCTGCGCACCCGGACCGACTGCTCGGAGGCGCGCTCGATGAACTCCTGGGTGGTCGAGTCGGAGATGAGCTTGCCGCGACCGATCACCACCAGGTGCTCGGCGGTCTGCGCCATCTCCGACAGCAGGTGGCTGGAGACCAGCACCGTGCGGCCCTCGGCGGCCAGCCGCTGCATGAACCGGCGGATCCACAGGATGCCCTCCGGGTCCAGGCCGTTGACCGGCTCGTCGAACAGCAGCACCTGCGGGTCGCCGAGCAGCGCGCCGGCCAGGCCGAGCCGCTGCGACATGCCCAGCGAGAATCCGCCCGCGGACTTGCCCGCCACCTCCGAAAGGCCGACCAGCCGCAGCACTTCCTCCACACGGGACTTGGCGATGCCGTTGGACGCGGCCATCCATTCCAGATGGGCGCGCGCCGACCGGTTCGGATGCACCCACTTGGCGTCGAGCAGCGCGCCGACGGTGCGCAGAGGATGGTCCAGTTGGTGGTACGGCTTGCCCTGGATCAGGGCAGTGCCCGCGGTGGGCTTGTCCAATCCGAGAATCATCCGCATGGTGGTCGACTTGCCCGCGCCGTTCGGTCCCAGGAACCCCGTCACTTGTCCCGGTCGAACGGTGAAGGACAGATCCTGCACCGCCACGGTCTGCCCGTAGTGCTTGGTCAGGCCCCTCAGCTCGATCATGCCGCCCAGCATTCCGCAGATCGCGGCCGCGCGCGTCGATAAATGGTGTCGAGTTGCCTCATCCTCGAGGATGAGGACGCGGGCTTACCCCTAGGGGCTCGACCCGCACCGACCCAGCAATTCGGCGACATGGAGCGGCGGCGCGACGTCACCGGGGATCATGCGCCGTTCACGCAGCGCACCTTGGCCGGAACGCAGGTGAGCAGTTCGACTGGCTGCGATCACACAAAGCGCTGTTGCCGGGCCGGGCATCACCACGTGGGGGCGTTGGTCGCCGAAGGCCGCACCACGGCCGGCGATGTTGGAGCCGGATCAGCGACCAGAGCAGGCCGGGAACGGGGCGGCGCTGATGCGGCTGTGGACGTCCCGGAAGACGCCGAGCCACGGGTCAGCGAGCTGGAGCCGCTGCGAGGGCACAATACGCACCTCATCGAAGGGAATGGTCAAGGCTTTGCGCCAGCTGGGCGACCTCCAGGCGATCGGGACGGGTGAGGTGGATCTGAGCTTGATCCGGCCGCGCCGGCTCATGAGGTAGGCGATGAATTCAACCTCTACATCGGTGTCGATGTGGTGTGAGACATGATCGAGAAGAATGTCACTCGCTTGGAGCTGTCACGCGGTCGAGGCAATCGACGAGCTGTGCCCGCCGGGTTCGCCGAGTTGGACGGGCAACGCCTGGCCGAGTTGGCTGGGAAGTTGTGCACGGCCAGGCCGTTCCTGCCGCGGCTGATGGAAAGGTGGCCTTGTGATCATCACCGACACCGGTTCCTACAGCGACATCGTCTTCGGCTGCTGCATCTATTGGGTTTCCAGTACAGGCCGAAGCTGGCGAACCTGCCCGATCAGCGGCTGCCGCGCATCGCCCACTATGGGCGGATCTTCAAAACCTGCATATCCGACGGCTGGCCGACGAGAAATCTATCGCCGCGAAGGCAAGCGCCAGTCGAACCTCATTGCGGACATCGCGATTTGGCACGCTCCGTCTCCCACGGAAGAAGCGCGAGATGTACCGGGCCTACTACAAAGGGATGCAGGACTGTCGGCCCTCGGGCTCGTCCTGAACTGCGTCGTGTTGTGGAACACCGTCTACCTCGACCAAGGCCTGAGCAGCCTGTTGCGTGGACGAGGCTATCCAATGCTGGATACCGACGTGACGCGGCTGGTCGGCGTTCATCCGCGCCCAACTGGAGTTGAACGGGCAGTACAGCTTCGCGCTGCCCGACCTGGAGGGGCGGCCCCGGCCACTATGCGATCCGGACTCCCCGACGACCGATGAATGAGTTCGGCCGTGTCATGGGTGAGGCTGTCCATCGCCTCCTCGGGGCCACCAGCAAGGCGGTCAAATGGCGTAAAGGTCATAGCGATGCCGTTACCGGGGAGCTTCGGCATGGAGTCGCCGAACACAGCCTCGACACCGACGAGCACTGTGGATATCGGGTCGCACGAAGCGAATTCGCGTCGTCGGATACAGCAGTGTCCGCCCCCGGTGAGATCGCTGGTGGGCGCAGGCCGGATGCGCCGCTGTTGGTCGCGGACGAACTGGACACGATGCTGGGCATCGAGGCGACATGGGGAAATATGGTTGAACCGAATCGGACGTTCGAGATGTGGGCACGCTCACCCGACGGAACGCCTCGACCGCCGGTGAACCGGGACGCGGTGCTGTCCTGCTGGGACTTGATCCTGGAGGCCGGAGTCCGTTCCGGCGTGCTGGAACACGCCGACATCCGTCGAATGTACGAGTGGTTCCCACTGAATGAGCCCTCGAATTGGTACCGACAGCACGGGGGGAAGGTCTCGGAATCGATCCAGGACGATTCCGATGCATGGGGAGAACGCTTCAAGCGAATGCTCGCACCCCATGGATTGCAACTCTTCACACCGGGTGATCACCTGTGCCCTCAGCCGCGGCGCGGTGATTTGATCGTGTGGGCTACCGACGAGTATCCCTTAACCCATGTTGGAGTTTTCACCGGGCGCTTTGTTGGCGAGGGCAGTAGCAGATCACCCGAGGTGTACACCTTTTGGCCGCCACCGGGAAATTTCGACATGCACGAGGGCAGCTGGGCCACGGTGACCGCCCTGAAAACAGCATCGGCCAAAGAACTGACCGACTACATGGTCGATCCACCACCAGGATCCAACGCAGACCGGTTTACATCTCCGGTACTCTATTTCGCGCGAGGCCCCTGGTAGACAGCGCCCCCGATCTCCGTACATCCGGCCAGCGTCTTGGCGAACGCCGGATCCACTGTGGCGATCTCGTACCGCGAGCCGGCCAGCGCGAAGTTCGTGTAGCAGCGGAATGGGCAGCTCGTCACTCCAGCGAGCGAGAGCCGGGCGGTCCGTTCTCGCCTGCGCCGGTTTCCGACTGGGAGCTTCCCGCGAGCGCGATCACGGCGGTGAGCGCGGCGGCCGCGTCGAGAAGCGCACGAGAGCGGGCCGTGATGCTCGCGTCCCGAGCCGCCAGCGCGGCTTCGACGTCTTCGGAACGGTCGCCGCGCGGCAGGTCCGGCATCAGAATCCGGAGGCTGTCGACGCGGTATCCGGCGCTGCGGAGCTGGTGGACGATCCGGGCATCTCGCACTTGCGCGGGCGAGTACCGTCGCACTCCCTGTGCGGTGGGGCGGTCCGGAACCACCAATCCCTCGGCGTCCCAATGCCGCAACGTCGACGGGCGCACGCCGAGCGCCGC
Encoded here:
- a CDS encoding transposase, coding for MIITDTGSYSDIVFGCCIYWVSSTGRSWRTCPISGCRASPTMGGSSKPAYPTAGRREIYRREGKRQSNLIADIAIWHAPSPTEEARDVPGLLQRDAGLSALGLVLNCVVLWNTVYLDQGLSSLLRGRGYPMLDTDVTRLVGVHPRPTGVERAVQLRAARPGGAAPATMRSGLPDDR
- a CDS encoding acyl-CoA dehydrogenase family protein, producing MTKLWETPERRELRSTVRGFVEREILPYLDGWERAGEIPRELHKRAGALGLLGVQFPESVGGSGGDGVDAMIVCEEMHQAGASGGVFASLFTCGISVPHIIASGDAGQIERWVKPTLAGEKIGSLAITEPGGGSDVGHLTTTARRDGDHYVVNGAKTYITSGVRADFVVTAVRTGGSGSGGISLLIIDKDTPGFTVSRKLDKMGWLASDTAELSYVDVRVPVENLVGPENSGFFQIAGAFVSERVGLAVQAYSSAQRCLDLTLEWVRNRETFGRPLISRQAVQNTVTEMARRIDVARVYTREVVRRSAEGETDLIAEVCFAKNTAVEAGEWVANQAVQLFGGLGYMRESEIERQYRDMRILGIGGGTTEILTGLAAKRMGYQS
- a CDS encoding DUF1446 domain-containing protein gives rise to the protein MSMLAADPDVLRIGNCSGFYGDRFGAMREMLDGGQLDVLTGDYLAELTMLILGRDRMKDPDLGYAKTFVKQIEDCLGLALERGVRIVANAGGLNPAGLAEKLRKVAADLGLDAKIAHVEGDDLVARAAELGFGAPLTANAYLGAWGIVECLNAGADIVVTGRVTDASVIVGPAAAHFGWGRTDYDRLSGAVVAGHVIECGTQATGGNYAFFTELADLGRPGFPIAEIRADGSSVITKHAGTGGAVTVDTVEAQLMYEIQGPRYAGPDVTSRLDTIRLEQDGPDRVRISGVTGEAPPPRLKVSLNTLGGFRNEMEFVLTGLDIEAKAELARRQLESWLPVRPAELTWTLARLDRPDAQTEEQASALLRCVVRDPDPNKVGRAFSNVAVELALASYPGCSFTTLPGHGSPYGVFTPGFVDAAEVPHTAVLPDGARVEVAPSTETAELTEVAEPPAPEPLPPGETRRVPLGTIALARSGDKGGDANVGVWVRTDEQWRWLVHTLTVERVKELLPEAAALTVTRHVLPNLRALNFIIEGLLGQGVAYQARFDPQAKGLGEWLRSRHLDIPVELLS
- a CDS encoding ABC transporter permease yields the protein MGVLAAERIKLTSTRSPWWCSAIVVALALGMAALLASVARASYGKEGAIDLTVSTAVAGISGFGVMVLMIMATLTVTSEYRFGIIRTTFQATPHRAKVILTKAGLVGVYGAVLTLVLVFLAYLVAKALGGPDAGATLTLSSPDDWREVYGIPIYAFLCVLLAVGVGVLVRQSAAAISLIVLWPLLIEGLLGAFGSFGRNVTPFLPFANANHFFSAAPSTANWHWGPWGSLLYFTAFVAIVFGAALVVVNQRDA
- a CDS encoding adenylate/guanylate cyclase domain-containing protein, whose product is MSETPSGGAESRPRPEADGGVPPEVVIPLEPSEAVDPPRRTGGLRRGQLSALVSAANQRADLIGVLRRARRQLPGDPAFGDPLSVSGPGGARAVARAADKLVGDTPSAAREIGFGALQVWQAALERVGRGRGNQEVTVMFTDLVAFSRWSLSAGDEATLELLRKVAKAIEPPIAERGGHVVKRMGDGVMAVFPSADRAVRAAVTAKRNLADVQVRGYTPQMRIGLHTGSPREIGGDWLGVDVTIAARVMEAGGNGHTMLSEVTLRELRPETLTELGLTVKPYRRSLFAAPLNGVPDGLRIFRLSKS
- a CDS encoding acyl-CoA carboxylase subunit beta, yielding MTILRSALDTTAPEYEAAADAMTAKLAEVEAEFAKAIAGGGPDKLARHRKRGKLTARERIELLVDEDSPFLELCPLAGWGSEFHVGGSTVAGIGIVEGVECMIVAPDPTVRGGTSNPWTLRKTLRINDIVRENRLPVISLVESGGADLPTQKEVFVPGGRMFRDLTQASAAGIPTIALVFGNSTAGGAYIPGMSDHVVMIKERSKVFLGGPPLVKMATGEESDDESLGGADMHARVSGLADYYALDEQDAIRIGRSIVKRLNWRKQGPAPRAEVIEPLYDPEDLLGIVPSDLRIPFDPREVIARIVDGSDFDEFKPLYGSSLVTGWAELHGYPVGILANARGVLFSEESQKATQFIQLANKTNTPLLFLHNTTGYMVGKEYEQKGIIKHGAMMINAVSNSKVPHISVLMGASYGAGHYGMCGRAYDPRFVFAWPSAKSAVMGGAQLAGVISIVGRAAAEAKGLPFDEEADAGMRAMVEAQIEAESLAMFMSGRLYDDGVIDPRDTRTVLGMSLSAIHNAPIKGADGFGVFRM
- a CDS encoding ATP-binding cassette domain-containing protein encodes the protein MIELRGLTKHYGQTVAVQDLSFTVRPGQVTGFLGPNGAGKSTTMRMILGLDKPTAGTALIQGKPYHQLDHPLRTVGALLDAKWVHPNRSARAHLEWMAASNGIAKSRVEEVLRLVGLSEVAGKSAGGFSLGMSQRLGLAGALLGDPQVLLFDEPVNGLDPEGILWIRRFMQRLAAEGRTVLVSSHLLSEMAQTAEHLVVIGRGKLISDSTTQEFIERASEQSVRVRSPQLDQLRSVLTSNGMTVREDGAGPDGPALVVANVTSDAVGKLAGANEITLFELAPQRASLEEAFMRMTGGAVEYHGEGFDQVMGGAL